The Eubalaena glacialis isolate mEubGla1 chromosome 16, mEubGla1.1.hap2.+ XY, whole genome shotgun sequence genome segment TAGTATGTGGGCTTTGTCCTCAGGCTTTTCACCTCATGGTTGAAAGGTGCCTGCTGTGCTACAAAGTGTACCACATTCATTTTCTAAGGTTGAAGAAAGAGGATGTGGATGTGATGGGACCAGCATCCCTCCACTTTCCTCTCATTGGCTAGCACTGTCACATGCCCCTCAAATTTCAAGACCAGCTGGGAAATGGAGATTTTAGCTTTCACTGCTTCGATTGGAGAGAAAGGTATGGAAGAGGGTTGGGAAAGGACACTGTATCAGCCAAACTATAGTGATTGCCACATATGTGAACTGAAGAAGCCCCTTTTCAACCAATCCCCAATGGTCAGCAGTGATTGATTCCATGGTGTTTTCTATATTTCACTATCATACTCCTTCCCTAATTTCACATAGCACACTTTCTCTGTTTAAAAGTTAAATACCCACTCTGTAGGCCGCACTAGAACAGGAAAATAATCACAATAATATTGATTTGTTTATGAATTCCCTCAGTTAATGTTCAGATTATTGAGTATCTATCTTCTATTGCCAAGCGCTGGGATACAATGTTgactaatgtgtttttttttaatcattgagcAAATGTCTTATCTGTACAGTGCTTTATCAATTAGAAATGCTTTCAGATactaaaaagcagaaaatttaaataacaatgaCTTAAATCTACTTACAGTCTATAACTTACTTCTAAAAAATTCAAAAGGAGGTGAGTAGCTCCACAATCTTAGGGTGCTAGGATTTATTTCTGTGATTTTCCTCGTAGTTACAAAAAGGCTGCCACAactctaagcattttatttttcaataatgtGTCCAAAAGGCGGCCAAGATGGTGAGAGAACGGTTCTCTCATGCCTCCTTCTTTAATCAGAGAATACAGTCTTCCCTAGAGGACTCCTCAGCTGATTCATTGTCTAGAACAGGGTCATGTGGCCACCAAAAGTATCTAGTGAATAAGAAAGAGGGACTGGGAATGAATATTTGGTAGCTAACCAAGAGTATTGTCATAGATGCTTTATAGCTTTCCACATATTTTTACATTCATGATCTCATCTTATGACTTAATGGGACTACCATCCAAACATGCTAGAAACTCAAACCTGGAATAAGAGGTATAAGCAGCATTTGCTATGTGAGAACTTCTGGCTGGGAAGTAATTTAAAGATCCTTTTGAAGGTGCAAATTTAATGCaagggttttaaaaaatagtataatgCATTTTGCCTATGAAGTATGCATACAAGAACTCCAGGAGTAACTCAGATGACCCGGTAGTTTGGGAAGGTAATTACATGGTGGAATGAAATGAGAGACCAGGATACCTGGATTCAAGGTTCAGCTCTGGGTAAGACACTGGAAGGATtctgagcctctgcttcctcatctgtaaaattatatACTTGAACAAAATTAGATGACCCTAAACTTCTTCTCAAATATAACAGTATCTATATAATCATGATGCTAGAAGTCATGAGGTGGAATCATCTATTTCCAACCTCTTTTTACAAATGAGAGAACTTAGGCCCAGAAAGGGCACCGCTTGTCCAAATTCACTCCTCTAAGTCAGAAATTTGAGTCCTAGTATGTAATACACTATGCTTTCATGAGTAATTGATACTGCTTCCtgatagattaaaaaagaaaacaaccagcCTCCTCCTctatcttcatcttcatcttcgGCAGAATCTCTGTTTAATAGAATGCagagaatgaaattttttttgaagtccACCTTTTAGCTGTAAGGtctcaggcaaattacttaacctctctgtaaagTAATAATTGTACCTCCTTcatatttttccacttttattttgAGGACTAGATAAAATAGTCTATTAAGAAGACTTAGTGTAGGGACTGAGACACAGCCAGGACTTAATCTCGGCCAGCCATCTCGGTGCTTCAAACTCCAAATTGAGAAAGTGCCCTAGACCAATATCCACAGTGGGTGCGTGGAGGGTGAGTCCAAATCTCACTCGCATTATTTTGCCTTTATGGAGTCATACCTTCTACCTATACATGATACAGATCTGAAGGCTCTGTGTAATAACTAGGTCAGGATACATAACTGAAAGTCAGGCCAATCATTACACAGTCACGGAACTCATTAACCAGTGACTTGtacaagacaaataaaaataacttaaatcaGAGCATTTGATCAGGGATTCTGAGCACGGATGCGATGCAGGGGAACAGGGAACCATCTGACATTTTATTGAAACAGGTTTTCTCAACCTCAGAACTACCgatatttggggctggataattccgGGGGTCTGTCCTGTGCCttgtagggtgtttagcagcatccctgacctctgcccACCAAATGCTGGTTCATGAtaatcaaaaatatctccagacctTGCCTAATATCCCCTGGGAGGGGTCATactctcccttcttctctcccttgagaaccactgtgagaaaactttttttgtgtgcatttttttctttttctgggaggcTTATCAGTTTCACCATAGTCTTAAAAAGGTCTGTGACCTCATAAAGGGTTGGAACTAATTACACAAAGcctttcaaaataataatgaaagaacGCACATCTCcagctgtaattaaaaaaaaaaaaaagtactccaCCATGGCTAATTAAAAGGGTACAATTTGAAAATTTACTATGAAATATATACCTACCCAGTTATTAACTTTCAACTACTTTGAAAAAGCACAAACTGTACTGAGGAAGTAGCTACTTCACAAACTGCTATTCCCAGATGGCAGGATTCTTAAAATACTGTCTTCAGCAGAGACCCACAGTCTACTGAATGTAGCTCTAAACTTCCAGAGAGGTTAGCGCTAatgacaagcaaaaaaaaaaaaaaaaaaaaaaaatagaccttaAGTCCAGAGGGGAAATCAGAATCCGTGTTTCTCAGTAAAGAAATTCAATGGTGGTATTGATTGCAAGATTGATTGGACGGAGGGATGGaagagaaaggggggaggggaagagagaggagagggagagagcgagagagagacagagacagagagagaaagaggagagagggggaCAGACAGGGAGAAATGCTTTGAGAGAGGTTCCCGAAGAGGATGTTTCTTGGGGGAGGCTCGCTGTCATCTCCCCCTGCTTTCTCCCTGGCTTGGCTGGAAAGGCGGCTGCCTGACGGAATCCCTGAGCCTCGGGCTCTCCGCTCTCGCCTCTCATTCCCACGCCCACACGAGCCTTGTTCACCCCCTTCCAAGGTGACCACGTGCCAAGAGCTCCTGAAAGCTCAAAAGGGTCACTGCGCCCAGTCTCTAAGGCGCTCCTTTCCATCTCCGTCTCCTAAAGGCGGTCGGAAACCGGAGCTTAAACCCCAAATACCAGACCCCCGAAAAGCGAACAGGGAGCGTGTTTCATCTTCCAGGCCCCTGCAGAGCACCCGAGAGGACAAGCAACTTTCGCCCCTACTTCTCGGTCTCTCTGCCTCCGCCACTCTCGCGTTGGAAGGAGTCGCGGGGCCAGGAGGGCGGGAGAGGGCGCGGGGCTGGAGGAGCCCAGACAGCCGCCCGGGGGGTGGGATGAGACCCCGGCGCTCGGCGGccgcgcgccccgccccgcccctgccctgcgTGCCGGGAGGGTCCCCGCCTTGCCGCGCCGCGCCCTCGCCGCGTCCGCTCCGGGTCCCGGCGGGCgcgaggggaggggacaggagagagaggagggccgggcggcggaggggaggaggcgcTGCGTGCCTCGCCTGCCAAAGGCAGATCCGCCCCTCCGCCTGCGAGCCACGGCGACCCGCGCGCGGCCACAGCGCTCCGCCCGAGCCGCCGCCGGAAAGCCGCGGAGAGCGGGGCTGCACGGACGGCGGCGCCGCGCGTCCTCCCGGAGCCCTCCGCCTGCTGCCGGCCCCTGCTCTCCCTCCCGCGTCGGGCCTGGGGGCTCCGCGGCTGTTAGGGACCGCGGCGAAGAGGGAAGGACGGTCTTGCGTGCCGTGGATGCTCCGCCCGGGAGAGACAGCAAGTTGTGAGTGCGCCCCGGCGCCGGGAGAGGAGGTGGCCGCCGCCCGCCAGCTATGTGAGTCCCGCGCGCGGCTGCCCCGGGGCGCGGGCTCCGCTTCTTTCTCTCCGGACGCCGGAGTTGGGCTGCTCCCGGGCTCCGGACTTCCTGAGCTGGGCTGCCGGCCGGCTCTCCCTGCCCGCCGCGTCCGCTGCTGGCGTCTGCCTCCGGGGGGTGCTGCCTGCCCATCCTCATCCGCTCCCTCCGCGCGGAGCCGGCTGGAAAACGCCCCTCTCCCGCTTTGGGGGTTGAGGGATCCTTGTGTGTcttcggggtggggtgggggaggccttTGCCGGGGGCTGGCTAACCCCGGGGCGCCTTGCCCCAGCGCGAGGTGAGGGCGgtctccaccccacctccccgtGCCACCCGTCTTCCCCAGCCTCAGGGCCCAGCGGACCAACTTCAGCCGCTAATGCTGATGCTGACCGCAGTtgacaagattaaaaaaaaaaaaaaaaaaaaagtagccggAGCAACCCTGGAGTGACACACTGGGGTGGAAAATGGGGCGGTGGGTGGGAAGGAAAGGGCAGGGGCGAGGGTTGGAAAAGGAGAGGGGGTGGGTGAGATTAAGCTGGAGTTAAAAGAGTCCTGGGGATGGAACTGGGGTGCGTGGCTCTGGGCTTCTGTATTCTCTCTGAAAAGTGTGGGAAGTGGTTCTGGAACTGTTTTTGAGAGGGAGGGAGGTATGGAAGTGAATGCACGTGGAATCACTAGAATGACTGGGGTTCGATGTAGAGTCCTGGCGAGTATGggttctttttcagattagaCACTGACACTCCTTCAGCAGCAGAGATGGTTCCAATAATTTAATTGGAGGCCGTGAATCAAAATTGCAGATATGAAAATAAGTCGTACACAGGCTTTCTTTCGTTGACACTAGAAGATAGTTGAGATTGAAGGCATTCACAAATGCTACTGAATGAGGACTGGGGATGCCTAATAGTCCCATGCATTCTCTATGCCTGGGCAGTCTATAATTGTGAAAGTGATCCTAATTATTTTGTTCGGGCTCGTGCAGAGTGTTAATGCACCTAAAGGGACACAGAGAATTTGCGACAAGTTATGAGCATGAACTTGAAAGCCAACTGAACAAACCACAGTATGGTTCATTTTATTATAACATTCGGAATTATGTTTACTGCCAGTAAATATactacattacttttttttttttttttttgctacattaCTTTTAATGTGAGTATATGAAATGAATTCACTGGCTTGGCAAGTAGAAGTCATGCATTTCTTTAAGTGCATGAATTAATTTGGGGACATTTATAGGAGATAAAGACATGAAAAAGGTTTGAGCCAGTCTgacaacatttgaattacagagAAGTTTATAGAGAGAAGGAATTCTTCTCACTTTTGAAGTATGGAGGCGTCTTTGACTATTTATTAGTTGAAAGTTGTAGACCAACTGAATCGGTTTTAATCGCGTCTCTAAAAAcatttaacttttaatatttcttatggTTTTACCAGGGACCATCTTCCTTACTGCACAGGATGGGAAGTTGATGCCCAGTAAGACTGAAGATCCGTTCTGTTAATAGACACTCCCCCATCACAGAACTGTGGATTACCTGTGGGTCCCCGGTGGTTTCACACCTTCACTCCATCGTGCAGACCCAGAACAGTTACTTTGGGTCCTCCTTGCCCTGTCTGGTGAAAGATGGCATCCAGTCTGACTTGCACCGGGGTCATCTGGGCTTTGCTCTCGTTTCTTTGTGCTGCCACCTCCTGCGTGGGGTTCTTCATGCCTTACTGGCTCTGGGGATCTCAGCTGGGCAAGCCTGTGTCCTTCGGTACTTTCCGGAGGTGCTCGTATCCCGTGCACGATGAGAGTCGgcagatgatggtgatggtggaggAATGTGGGCGCTACGCCTCCTTCCAGGGCATCCCCAGCGCAGAATGGAGGATTTCTACCATTGTGACAGGCCTGGGCTgtggcctcctcctcctcgtgGCGCTCACCGCCCTCATGGGCTGCTGTGTGTCGGAGCTCATCTCCCGGACAGTGGGAAGAGTGGCTGGAGGAATTCAGTTTCTGGGGGGTAAGTGACTTCGCTAAACTTACCATTGTTTACTGGAACCCCAAAGCAATATTGAAAGTTGTGTTCCAGTTATCTACTGAGATTATGGTAATTGACCCTTGGAACGCTCAGGGGACATAGGCTCTGGGGACAGATTGCCAAAGTCAGAGATGCTTTACAACTTCAAGAGCTCTTAATTTCTGTACATCCATAAACATGTACATCATTGACCTGCTCAGTACCACATCTGTGAGGCAGTGGTGTCTAGGTTGTTTATAGTGTAGTCCAGGAGACAGTTTGGATTTTATAGCTGCTGGCTCTTTATGATCAACCACAAGCAATTACAGTATCTGTGTCTTTCTGGAATCTTCAGGTCTTAAGAGATGAAAACTtcatagaaaagtagaaaaggtTTTTGATTCAACATTGTCATCAtaagtctttaatcctttttggtGGATGTAAAATTGAGCCCTGCCCCatctatatttctaaataaatgatTACTGTTTTAAATGAGAGATCAGTTTTACATTAACAACTATGAATTTAACTATGCCACAAAGATAGGCTTAATTACCTTGTTAGGGCTGAACTTCTCCGGCTGCTTTTGCtgtgcaggagaaaaaaaaaagggtatttaGCAAGTGATGTGTGTTTGTTTCAAAGGGACTGGCCAGTCTCACTAACACTAGAAAAGGTTTGATTTTTACTTGGGTTGCCTCCAACAAGTATTGCTTCAATATCTCtggtcatatggttttaattATACTTCATGTATTTTCTGCTGTGCCTTTCACCTCCATTTTTCAACCTGACGGGCTGAACTTGCGTGATTTATAATCTGCCTTGGTGAAATAGGACAACCTCTGTAGACAGTACAGAGTTCAAGAAAACAGGAAGCCAGGAAAACGTATAAAATGTATTCGTAACTTCATTACAAAGTAAAAGTCTGTTGCTCTTTCGTTGGGTGTTTTCTCATGGTCTTCGGTGAAAAGTGCAggagaagaaaaaacattaaaaatggagAGTTCTGAAGTAGAGTCTATATATTGGAGAAACCCCAACAGATGATTTCAGATGATTTAATATAAAACCTTCAAGTAACTTTTGAGTCAGAAAATTCTTGTGCTAAAAATTCAAGTGGCCGAAAGTTTTGCGTCTCTGAGTCAGAGATACGTTGTTTGCAGTTCTTGATTTCCTTACCAGATGTAACTTTGTTCTCATCTGTTTTTTCCCACTGGTTTCACATCCCACTCTGCCCTAGGAGGCGAGCTGGGGGACTTACTATCCTTCCTCTGCTGCTTCACTGTTCAGCATTGAGCACAAGTCTTGCGTGTGATGTGTGGATTCCTACAGAAAGACAGTACAGTAAAGCTATTAGGCAGTATAATGAGGTTTTTGTAGAGAGTGGAAATACAAACCCAGAGTTAAAAACTTGTTGATACCACAGATTTGAAGAATAGGACTAATGCcaggaatattttaaagtttttttttctttaagaataaaCTTGATTTGCTGTTTGTGTTTCACTTGGCTCAGGAAAAATGCTGGGgcggtttctttttctcctctcctggtaaatattccttttccttttcttcttcgtTTTAGGGCAGGGACTACTGTTATTTCTGGCAGAACAGGAAAGTGCTTGCAAAGAGAAATCAGTGTTTATTGATTACCTTTAAACGTATAATGAAGGAAGGCAACAGGAAGTGAGACTGGTGAGATTTACAGATTTGAGGGAATTATAAAGAGTTAAATGTTCTACTTTACATAAAACTCAAGGGGAAAGGCCATTGGGGAAGTTATGTATACTTTTTAAAGGACTGTTTTTTCCTTAGTATATGCTTTCCATGAACTCTGGTTTGGTTAAGAGTTACTGACATTGAGCTGAGGATataggttattattttttttaattttatttatttatttgtttgtttttatttttggctgcgttgggtcttcgttgctgcgcacgggctttctctagttgcggttagagggggctactcttcggtgcggtacgcgggcttctcattgtcgcggcttctcttgttgcggagcacgggctctaggcacgcaggcttcagtagttgtggcacgtaggctcagtagttgtggcttgcgggctcttgatcacaggctcagaagttgtggcacacggacttagttgctccgcggcatgtgggatcttcccgggccagggctcgaacccgtgtcccttgcattggtaggcagattcttaaccactgcgccaccagggaagcccggatatAGGTTATTATTAGCATTTCTCAAATCCTGGCAGAAAATAATTCTGAATGTAAGCCTAAGAGAGCTTTTCTGATTCGAACCTTTTGAGGGCCCGAGTAAGTAAATACATCCCATTACCCAAGATAGTAgtcattttagaattaaaaaataacttgaattACGGAAAACGTTTTGAAAAATCTGCCATTAAACATTACCATTTAGTGATAGACCAGTTGACCAAAAAAATGCTTCAGAAAGAATTACTCCTGTTGTTCATTTCATAATTGTTTGAGTTTTTATTCATAAAAAAAAGtggtaaataattttattttatgaaagttTTCGTAAAATGGGTGGGTTTTATAAAGACTGCAAAATACCAAACCACTGGGTTCTATGAATTCCATCAATGGCCATGCTTCCGAAATACAGTCAAAGTGCAGGGCACTCTGCTATAAGGCGGATTCTTCTACTAAAAATGATTCACCCAGAAAGGTTATGTTTAGCTAAAGTTAGGATTGCTCCAGAACAAGAGGAAACAGGATAATGGAAAAGTACAGAGGCATGCTGCTTAAACATGCCTGCTGTGTGTGGAGTTTGCACATATGGTGTAACATCAGGCAGTAAAACCCCTGCAGTACTTTGGAACTAGTTAAAGGACAAAGTGTCAACCTTTATTTTGAATTGTCTTGCTATGGTTGGTTAGAGGTTAAAATGTCACCTGTAAACGGATGGAACAACACAAAATGGGACTGTTGTCCATGGACATTTACTACCTACAAAAGAAATACTTCAAGGAATCAATGACTTCTGCCTTTCTTGTGGTAACTTGAGCATAAACTTTAATTGCCACCATCTCCATCTTATATTTTAAGTCATGTCTtggtcataatttttaaaaaccagcctGTGTTGAGTTTTAACctcaattgaatttttaaaaggcatgtaGAAAGCCTTTGAGAAATATCAcgtgtaataaaaatgttaacatgcAGAGAGTATGATAATGGTGTTATGAGAAAATAGAGGTTATAATGCTGTTTTTGTTTGTGGAACACAAAATCATGCGCTTTCAAATACTGTTGTAGTCATTAAGTACttcaacagaatttttaaaacttcataccAAACTTTGGACGTATGTGTTAGTAAAATATCTTATTTACGTGCTCTGTAAATGAAGCATGTAGGAACACTGTAGAGACATATTAAGGCTATCTTAAGTTCTGCCCACTGGTGCTTGCAATTGTCAGGGTCTGAGTTTGTAGATTTCATCTTTGGAAACTGCTGGTGCTCTAACGAGGGGGTATGGAAAAGAGTCCCAAACTGGTATTATTCCACATTTAGTTTGGATGTGagtcacatatatgtataaaatgagtGTAGACTACTAATCAGTAGCAAACAACTACCTTCCCAGGGTAGACACTGCTCTGTCCTGAGAAGCCAGGGGAGACCATCTCCTCAACTAATTGATGGTTAAGTGCTGCTCAAGACGGTAATGATGACAAAGTGTTTCTTAGGGCATCCCTGTCTCTGTGCTGAAAGCATCATTTGCCTCTCAGGGTCCCCTCACTGTAGGGCTCCACCTGGGCTGTCTTTCATCCCTTTGGATGAGGGCTTGGGACTTCTCCTCCCCTTGCTCCACTTTGAACCTGACCTGACATATGGTGTGTCCCATTGTGCTTTCCTTCATATCCAGGCTCTGTCAAGCGACAGCTGAGgaataagataaataagtgttGGCGTATTAATGGGCATGGTGGCTTTTTAGTGACAGTGTCTTAACTGAAAGAAGTTGCTCTAATTTTAAGAAATCGAGGCATTTCTTGGGCCAGTTGGGGGAGCAGGCAGAgctctttttgttcctctttaaATTGTGCCTCATAGATTACAAACTACTGCTGTTTCCTTCGGCTCCCTCTAACCTTACAATATAAAGTCCAGGCAAGAGGCCTTGAGTTctgagccagtggttctcaaactttagcatgcatcGGAGTCACCCTCAGgactttttaaaacagatttttggaGCCCACCCAGGGCGGCTCCCTGATTAGTAGGTTTTGGGGGGTTGGCCAGGGGAGTTGataatgtgcatttctaacaagttcccagatgatgctggTTCTGAGACCACCGCCTTGAGAACCCTGCTCTAAGTtaatcattttgtattttttaaaatgtgacttctGGTAGATAGCTTACATTCAGAATTTAGTTAATGTTTAGTTTTTATCATGATCTTATTTACACCTCTCTGACTGGACTGTAAAAAGACCCCATCTCTGTAGTTTGGTATTGACTGAACACATCGACCTATCCTGGTTTTTATCACAGAACATTATTATCCTGGAATTCTCTCTCTTAATACGTATTATATACACATCCTTATGatcatgtatatattatatatgtattcttttatttatcaTTGCCCTGTACCAGAAACAAGATTTGACAGATGGAGAACTCAAAATAAGACCTTAACACATCCTCTGTAGTTCTCAGGCAGTGGATTTGCGGTAAGGAATTGGCTAACTGAAAGACATAAAGATCTTACTGCAGGTCACAGAGATGGGCCAAGACAGTTCTTGGTCCCAACTCCCTAAAGCCACGTGTATCTTGGAAAAGCCAGAATGATTAGGCCAGGAGGGCACTCAGGAACCAGCCACTCTGAGCTTCTGCTCCTAAGCAGGATGGTACTTAAATCAGCTTTGACTAAGAAGTCATGGTCTTAAGCATCTCTAGGGAAGAAGATGATGCTGACTGACAGTACTTTCTAGGACCACAGTCCACGCCTTCCATCACACTCAGACGTCCGAGGCACACTGATACGACAGAGAGCAAGCTTGAGATGGAGACCTAAACAGTGCAAGGGTGTGAGTGGGGCTTGGCAGccaggaagaagggaaagggagaTGCAGTGTAGACAGCTCAAACGAACACCACAGATAGCATCTACTCCGAGCTCGGGATTTGTTAAAGGCAAGGATGTTGATGAATTAACTGATCTTTTATAAGATCTAAAACACTgagttttatatgtttatatctaataatgttttaaaattacatttccaaGTAGTCATTGTCAccggttttatttattttttaacatacttCCCCACCACCCCAGAGGAACTTGTTTTTTGTCTTACTTTGGaaagtgtttcattgttttcacaCTTTTCTGTGAAGCTTCCAAGTTCTCCACATCAGTAATTGACATCAGAATTCAGTGCAATATTCTTTTAGTTCTCTAGTGGGCCTGAAAGTTACCTGACAGTTTATTCCACTGGAGAATCCAAAGCCCTGCCCCAGAGTGTATGATTTGGTAGGTCTGGGGGGGGCCCAGGGGAAGCACTTTTAACAGACTCTCCAGCAGTTCTAGACATAGGTGGTCCATGgatcacattttgagaaacatGAACAATTTTATTCACTTAAAACCTTATATGTTACTGGTGTGGGAGCACAGACTTCTGTAAAGCTAAGTCTGGATTATCAGTCTCTTTCCATGATAGTTGTTGTTTGGGGGATGATGTGATATAAGCAGCAGATATCAGAATTAGTGTAGGAACAGAGCAGTTTATAACTGTGTTTTCCTTTATATTAGTGGCCTTAGATGTTACTGGGATGGTCAGGCCTGTGTATACACCCAGAAAGGGGAAGAACCaaatctttgtgcttctcttAGATGAAGATGCTATTTCTGCCTGTGACTCCAATTGCAAATTACGGACCTGCTCTCATTGCCAGtgctgtgttttgtgttttgtgtcaTTCACCCTGTATCAGTGAGGTGTGGCTGGTTCCTGTTCAGGTGGAGTGTGCCCAAATCCCTGGCTTCTTTTCTGCCAAGTATActcagttttttcttattttctgttattagCTTTGACTTCCAAGATTGTATTTCTGAAGTAAAACATAATAATGATACTAAATCTTAAAAATGGAGGAGTAAGGAGTTGTCCAT includes the following:
- the LHFPL6 gene encoding LHFPL tetraspan subfamily member 6 protein; this encodes MASSLTCTGVIWALLSFLCAATSCVGFFMPYWLWGSQLGKPVSFGTFRRCSYPVHDESRQMMVMVEECGRYASFQGIPSAEWRISTIVTGLGCGLLLLVALTALMGCCVSELISRTVGRVAGGIQFLGGLLIGAGCALYPLGWDSEEVRQTCGYISGQFDLGKCEIGWAYYCTGAGAATAMLLCTWLACFSGKKQKQYPY